Part of the Candidatus Brocadia sinica JPN1 genome, ATGTGATCGATGGGTATTTGTCAACATTAGCACATACAAAACCTGATATGGATTTCATAGACGATACGGGGGTGAAAAACAGGCTTTGGGTAATCAAGGAAAAGCAGACCATCGACAGGTTGGTTACCCTCATGAAGGAGAAACCGCTTTTCATTGCAGATGGACACCATCGGTATGAAACTGCATTGGTTTATAAAGAACAAATGTACAAAGAAAATGGCAGACCTGGGGATGATTTGCCTTCAAATTATGTGATGATGGTGTGCGTATCGATGAATAATAACGGGCTGAAGATACTGCCGGCCCATCGGCTCGTACGGAATATAAAGGATTATCGCTTTGGCCGGATTCTACAATCAATACAAGAGTCATTTAAGGTCGAACTATTAGGCAAGGGGTGCAGCGTGGAGGATTTTATGTCAAGCCTCAACAACGAGACCAAAGGCCACACTTTTATCATGTATGTCGGTCAGGACGATACCTGTTATAAATTGCGACTGAGCAATGAAAAACTCCTTGATGCGGTATTCGCCAAAGACCATCCTGAATGGAGGCATCTGGACGCGGGTATTCTTCACGGCGTGATTATCAACAAAATACTGGGTATAAATTCCACCGATGTGACCTTGAAAGATTATGTGAAATATGTGAAGGACGAAGCGGAGGCCGTATCGCTCGTGCGCTCTGGTCAGTATCAATTGGCGTTCTTTCTCAAGCCCACGCGCATTGAACAGGTAAGGGAAATTGCCATGGCGCGCAAGGTCATGCCCCCCAAATCGACGTACTTTTATCCTAAGTTAATCAC contains:
- a CDS encoding DUF1015 domain-containing protein, whose translation is MAILKPFRGLRYNQDIITDISAVVTPPYDVISPQDQERYYQIHPNNIIRLDLGKDFPGDTAEVNKYTRAADFLASWREKGILKQEDAPAIYIYDQEFLSGNRWLVRRGFISLVKLEPFDKGYIYPHEQTLPGPKADRLKLAQSCRANLSSIFALFPDENNVIDGYLSTLAHTKPDMDFIDDTGVKNRLWVIKEKQTIDRLVTLMKEKPLFIADGHHRYETALVYKEQMYKENGRPGDDLPSNYVMMVCVSMNNNGLKILPAHRLVRNIKDYRFGRILQSIQESFKVELLGKGCSVEDFMSSLNNETKGHTFIMYVGQDDTCYKLRLSNEKLLDAVFAKDHPEWRHLDAGILHGVIINKILGINSTDVTLKDYVKYVKDEAEAVSLVRSGQYQLAFFLKPTRIEQVREIAMARKVMPPKSTYFYPKLITGIVINSFN